A region from the Sphingomonas sp. S2-65 genome encodes:
- a CDS encoding DUF1013 domain-containing protein has product MPHATASWLVDNTSLSFEQIAEFCGLHILEVQAIADDTATTKLTGRDPVRAHELTMDEIEKGQANPNYVLQMLKGPDQVRRTKGPRYTPVSKRQDKPDGIAWILRNHPEVSDGAIGKLIGTTRTTIAAIRDRSHWNIANIVPKDPVTLGLCSQRELDALVVKAAKAAGIEAPTDTRLEGDREALIEQLRAEREAASHVNDEEEVGEVRVEHTAETLFKH; this is encoded by the coding sequence ATGCCGCATGCGACCGCTTCCTGGCTGGTCGATAACACTTCGCTCTCCTTCGAGCAGATCGCCGAGTTTTGCGGTCTCCACATCCTCGAGGTGCAGGCAATCGCCGACGATACCGCGACGACGAAGCTGACCGGCCGTGATCCCGTCCGCGCGCACGAGCTGACGATGGACGAGATCGAAAAGGGGCAGGCGAACCCGAACTACGTCCTGCAGATGCTGAAGGGCCCCGATCAGGTCCGCCGCACCAAGGGTCCGCGCTATACGCCGGTGTCCAAGCGCCAGGACAAGCCGGATGGCATTGCCTGGATCCTGCGCAATCATCCCGAAGTGTCGGATGGCGCGATCGGCAAGCTGATCGGCACGACCCGCACGACCATCGCCGCGATCCGCGACCGCAGCCACTGGAACATCGCCAACATCGTGCCGAAGGACCCAGTGACGCTGGGTCTGTGCTCGCAGCGCGAATTGGACGCGCTGGTGGTGAAGGCTGCCAAGGCGGCCGGCATCGAGGCGCCGACCGACACGCGCCTGGAAGGTGATCGCGAAGCGCTGATCGAGCAGCTGCGCGCCGAGCGCGAGGCTGCCTCGCACGTCAACGACGAGGAGGAAGTCGGCGAGGTTCGTGTCGAGCACACCGCCGAGACGCTGTTCAAGCACTGA